The Halioglobus maricola genome segment GCCTGCCAGACTCAGAGCTCAACAGCGGCCCCGTATGTCCCACCTGCAGACAGATCGGCACATTCAGTTCGACGCAGGCCGCTAGAAGAGGGTAGTAGAGTGCGTGAGAGCAGGGCAACTCCCACAGCCACTGCACGATTCGCAGGCCTTTGAAGCCGTGGTCGTTAACGTACTTGCGCAGTGTTTGCACTGCCGCCACCGGGTCGCGCAGGTCGGCCGACGCCAGGCCATAGAATCGGCCGGGATGGGCTTCGATCGTGGCCAGCACTTGTTCATTTGAAATCAGTGGCCCCTGGGGGCCATACCAGGCAGACAGTATTGCCTGGCTGACGTTTGCCTTGTCCATGCAGCCGAGCAGAAAGTCGTCGGGGATATCCGACAGGTCGCTGCCAACCCAGCGCCTCAGTGACTCGAAGTACGGCTGGGACAGGAAGTGGGAGTTGGGTTGTTGGGCCCAGACGTCAATGGCTTGCATGGTTCAGGCCGTTCCATCCAGCTCGGTGAAATCGCCGAAAGCGCGATCGACAAATGTGGGCTCGCGGCCTTCCAGAGCGGCCATGACAGACTCTACCTGGTTGGATTGGCCCAGAATCGGCCCCTGCAGACGCTCTTCAGCAGCCAGTCCGTCGACGCTGTCTCCGCGCCAGGTGGTCTCGAACATGTACTTGCTGCGGGCAACTGCGTCCGGATTTTTACTTGCGATGTTTTCGGCCAATGCCCGGGCATCGTCATAGGGGGTTTCACTCAAGCGGGTGACGAGACCCAGGTCCAGGGCCTCGGGGCCTTGCAGTACACGGCCGGTGAAAGCCAGTTCCTTGGCAACATCCACCCGAACGAGGTCGCGCAGCGTCTGGGACGCTGACATGTCAGGAATCATGCCCCACTTGATCTCCATGAGTGACAGCTTGGTGCCGGGGTGAGCGATACGAATGTCCGCGCCCATAGCGATCTGGAAACCGCCGCCATAAGCGGCGCCGTGCAGGGCGCAGATCACCGGCGCTGGGATGGCTTTCCAGAGGTAGGCCGGTTCCTGATAATAGTTGGGAGTAAAGCCACCGCGGCCCTCGCCAAATGGGTCCTGGCCCAGGCCGGCACCAAAGTTTTCCAGGTCCATGCCTGCGCAGAATCCCTTGCCTTCACCGGAGAGTACGATAGCCCGAACGTCGCGATTGCTCGCCAGTTCTTTGGCGGCACTCGTAATAGCATCAAACATATCCCAGCTGAGGGCGTTCATTTTTTCGGGGCGGTTGAGGCGGACATCCGCGACGTGGTTCTGGATGTCGATGGTGACTAGATCGGACATGAAAGGCTCCAGCGCAAGGGTGAAAGGTGTGTTTGAGTATAGCTATTCTGTGGGATGTTTACAGTGAAAACTCTTGGTGTTTGACAGCTTTGACGGACTATCCTGACTTGCTCAGGCCGGGCCCATCCAGGCCGGGCCCATCCAGGCCGGACCCCACGGTGGCCTTGATTTCCTTTGGTGTGAGTACGCGACCATCTTCACTGCGAACACTCATTCGCTGGATGGGGCGTTGCTGGTCCCTGTCGACAAAGGTAATACGCTCGCCCTTCGGGTTGGCGCGGTACTTGTCGCCCCAGTGGGTCATGGAGAGCAGCACGGGTTGGAGATCGAGACCCTGCTCGGTCAGTGCGTATTCAGTGTGACCACCCGCTGCGGGTTCCCGACGTTCCAGAATGCCCTCATCAACGAGCATCGCCAGGCGAGCGCTGAGAATGTTCTTGGAAATGCCCAGGTTGCGCTCGAACTGGTTGAAGCGTCTGGCGCCAAAGAAGGCATCCCGCAGAATCAGCAGTGTCCAGCGCTCTCCGATAATGTTGAGTGTCTGCGCCAGGGAGCAGTTCATGTGGTCGAACGTTTTGTATTTCATGGCTGGCCAGTAAATTTCTTTGTAATCTTGCTTGAATAATACGGTTGCATGATGCAACCTTGCAAGCAATTCAGTTGCATCATGCAACTAAGTCGTCAGCGCGAACAGAAGCGAGAGGGAACCTATGAAGCCAGTTTGCCTTGTGATTGGTGCCGGAGCCGGCATCGGTGGGAATGTCGGGAAGCGTTTTGCAGCGGCGGGCTACCACGTGGTGCTCTGCCGTCGGAGTAATGAGCAAGGGTTGCAGGATCTCGTGCAACAGATTGAGGCCGACGGTGGTTCCGCTTCAGGCCGCCTGTTGAATGCCGCGGCAGAAGACAGCATCGAGGAATGTGTGTCTTCAGTTGAAGCGGAGATCGGCCCGATCGAGGTGGCGCTGTACAACCTGGGCGCACAGATCGGGAACCGTTCGTTGGAAGAGACTAGCTACAAGGCATTCGAATTGGGTTGGCGGCTCGGCACTTTTGGTCTCTTTCGTCTTGCGTCAGTGCTGTGTCCGCTGATGGCGGAGCGCGGTAAAGGCAGCATTCTTGTTACCTCTGCAACATCTGCGATGCGCGGCAATAGTGGCCAGCATTCGCACGCCGCAGCGATGGGCGGTCGCCGAATGTTGTGCCAGTCGCTGAATGCCCAGTATGCATCGAAAGGGGTTCACGTCGCGCATATCCTGGTCGACGGCGCCGTCGACGCGCCCGATACATTGGGAAAGATGTTGGGCCCAGAGGTATTTGCGCAACTGCGCGAAAAGCACGGCGGCGAGAACGACGGGCTGATGCTGCCCGCAGAAATGGCCGAGACCTATTTTCACATTGCCCACCAGCACCGCTCCGCATGGACGCATGAACTCGATTTGCGCGCCTTTAGCGATGTAGCCTGGTGGAACCACGAATAAACGTTAATCAATCAGGAGAAAAACATGGCGAAGCTGGAATTCATGCTCGATTTTGCAAGCCCCAATGCCTACTACTGTCACAAGGTGCTGCCGGAAATTCTGCAACGTACCGGTGCCGAATTAGAGGTTGTGCCGGTCCTGCTCGGTGGCCTCTTCAAGCTCACCGACAACCAGGCCCCTTTCGTCGCCTTCGGTGGGGTGAAGGGCAAGATGGACTACGAACTGCTGGAGAGCAAACGCTTCCAGGAGAAACACCAACTCAATGAATTTGTTTTCAATAGCCACTTCCCGATGAATACCATTACCGTTATGCGCGGGCTGGTAGCGGCCCAGGACCTGGGCGTCGCGGCTGCCTATATCGAAGCCGTGATGCTCGCGATGTGGGAGCAGGGCCAGAAGATGGATGACCTAGAGGTAGTGGCACAGGTCTGGCGCGATGCCGGTCTGGACGCAGATGCACTGCTGACGATGATTCAGACGGATGCTGTAAAAGAATCACTGAAGCAATCTACCCAGGCGGCGGCCGATCGAGGTGCGTTTGGAGTGCCTACCTTCTTTGTGGGCGATGAGATTTTCTTTGGCAAGGAAAGGTTGGGGCAGGTAGAGGAAGAGTTGCTGAAATAGGGCTGCGTTATACAGCGGTACTTTCAACATGCTCGACATCGTCAGGGTGTTGCCTGGCCGCTAATAAACAGCCGATAACAATCAGCGCTGTCCCGGCGAGTGTTATCAGGGTCAGCTTCTCCCCGTACATAAGCCAGCCGAACAGCGACGCCCAGATAAACGCGGTGTACTCAACCGGTATCAGTGTTTTCGCCTCGGCTTTCCCATAGGCCCAGGACAGGCACAGCAAAGATAAGACCCCGAGTGCTGCAGTCAGGGTGAGGGTAGGCCACTGCTCGAGTGCAGGCACGACTGCGAGAAACGGCGCAAACAGCAGGTAAATGCCTACGACAGTGGCGTTCTGGAACAGGGAGATTTCAACCGGGTTCGCGATGAGTGCCTGCTGTCGTTGCAGAATCAAGTTGTAGGCGTAGAGAGCGGCAGAAATGAGAATGGCTGCAACACCCTTGCCCACCTCGCTACTGTACTCCCCGCTGAGTTTTCCCTGAATGATGATGCCCGCGCCCGCCAGCCCTAGTACGGACGCCATAATGGTATTTCTGTTTATCTTCTCTCCCAGTAGTATCGCCGCCAGATACAGTGCGATCAGTGGCGCGATAAATGAAAGTGCGATTGCCTCTGCCAGTGGCACATACACCAACCCCCAGAAGAACAGATAGGCCATCACTGAGGTGATGATGCCGCGCCAGACATGAATACGCAGTGCCTTCGAGCCGGGGAGTGCGCTGCGTCGAATGAGAAAGAGCAGCAGGGCCAGTCCTGCGGCGATGCCGGTGCGCCAGAGCAGGGCATTGTAGACCCCCATTTCGATCGATAGCCCTTTCATGAGCGCGTCCATGCCTGCGAATGTCGCCATGCCCAGGCAGGCGGCAGCGAATGGAATACCCGGGTGGAGGATGGGTCTGCTCATGGTGGTCTCAGGAGAGCGTGTCGGCAAGGAAGTTTACGAACAGTCGCACTTTAGCGGATAAGTGCCGGTTGTGGGGGTAAACCGCCCATACGCCTGTATCTGTCGGCGCGAATTCTTCCAGCACAGTTATCAGCTTGCCGTCAGCGATATCCTGCTCCACGTAGAACGCCGGCAATTGCACCAGGCCGATTCCAGCGATAGCCGCATGCCGCAATGCCCGGCCGTTATTGCTACGCCAGCTACCGCTGACGCGCAAGTCCAGGTGGCGATTATTCTCGCGGAAGCGCCAGCTATCGAGGGTGCCCAGCAGGCAGTTGTGATTGGTCAGGGCGTGAATGTTGCCGGGGGTGCCGTTTCGCTCCAGATATGCGGGTGCGGTGCAGGTGAGTAATTTCCTAGAACTGATGCGCCTGGCGATCAGGGAAGAGTCTTTGAGCGTGCCCGCGCGAATGGCGAGGTCGTAGCCCTCAGAGATCAGGTCGATCAGCCGGTTGTTGAAATCCAGTTCGACTGCAATGTCCGGGTGCTGTGCCATAAAGCGAATGGCGGCAGGGGCGATGAAATCCTCGCCAAAGGCGCCGGCTACACTGACCCGTAAAATACCGCGGGGTTTGGCCTGCTGGTCCTGTACCGCCTGCTCGGCTTCGTCCAGGTGGTTGAGAATTCCCTGGCATTGGAGATAGAACGCCTGGCCGACATCGGTGGTAGACACCTTGCGGGTGGTGCGCAGGAGCAACTGTGCCCCCAGGCGATTCTCCAGCGCGCTAACCTGACGGCTGATGTGCGAGCGGGACACGCCCAGCTCCTCAGCGGCGCGGCTGAAACTGTTAAAGCGGACGACTCTCTCAAACGCTTCTATACTTTCCCAGCGATGGCCTGACATAGGTATTGTTTCTGTATGGCAACAGTAACGTGCAAGATAGGCTATTTATCTTTGTTTCGGCAACTATTTAAATAGATCGATACCGTAAACGATCTGAGGGATGTCCGATGAAAACACGTGCTGCAGTAGCTTTTGGCGCCGGCAAGCCGCTGGAAATTTGTGAAGTGGACCTTGAGGGCCCGCGCGCGGGTGAGGTGTTGGTAGAGATCAAGGCCACGGGTGTGTGCCATACCGATGCGTTTACCTTGTCCGGTGATGATCCGGAAGGCGCTTTTCCCGCGATCCTTGGTCACGAGGGAGCGGGGGTTGTTGTCGATGTGGGTCCCGGTGTGACCAGCCTCAAGCCAGGGGATCACGTCATCCCTCTGTATACGCCTGAGTGCCGTGAGTGTAATTTCTGTTTGAATCCCAAAACCAACATGTGCCAGTCGATTCGTTCGACCCAGGGGCAGGGTCTGATGCCGGATGGCTCCAGTCGCTTCTCTCTCGATGGCGAACCCATCCTGCACTACATGGGTTGCTCAACTTTCTCTAACTACACCGTGTTGCCCGAAATAGCGCTGGCCAAAGTGCGTGAGGACGCTCCTTTCGACAAGATCTGCTACATCGGCTGTGGTGTAACCACCGGTATTGGCGCTGTGGCTTTCACCATGAAAGTAGAACCCGGTTCTACCGTAGCAGTATTCGGCCTCGGCGGTATTGGCCTGAACGTAATCCAGGGTGCGAAGATGGTTGGGGCGACCCGGATCATCGGTATCGACCTGAACCCCGGTAAAGTAGAGCTGGCGAAAAAGTTCGGCATGACGGACTTCGTTAACCCGAATGAAGTGGATGATGTCGTAGGCCATCTGATTGAAATTACGGGCGGTGGTGTGGATTACAGCTTTGAGTGTATCGGTAACGTCAATGTCATGCGCCAGGCACTGGAGTGCTGCCATAAGGGTTGGGGTGAAAGCTGTATCGTTGGTGTGGCCGGTGCCGGCCAGGAAATTTCCACACGTCCGTTCCAGCTGGTGACAGGCCGTTCCTGGAGGGGCACTGCCTTTGGTGGCGCGCGAGGCCGCACCGATGTGCCCAGAATTGTCGATTGGTACATGGACGGCAAAATCCAAATCGATGACCTGATCACTCACACCATGCCGCTGGATGATATCAACAAGGCGTTCGATCTGATGCACGCCGGCGAGAGCATTCGCTCAGTGATTGAATACTGATGGAGCTGATAGCAGAGAATCGATCATTTGGCGGCCGCCAGCTGCGTTACAGTCACCGTTCCGAGGTGCTTGCTTGTGACATGATTTTTGCCGTTTACCTGCCGCCGCAGGCAGAGCAGGGGCCAGTGCCCGTGTTGTACTGGCTCTCAGGGCTCACCTGTACCGACGAAAACTTCGTGACCAAGGCGGGAGCTCAGCGCTATGCGGCGGAGCACGGCATTGCGATTGTCGCCCCGGATACCAGCCCGCGTGGCGAAGGTGTCGCGGACGATCCTGACGGTGCTTATGACTTCGGTCTGGGCGCAGGCTTCTATGTCAACGCCACCGAAGCGCCCTTTGCGGCGAACTATCAGATGTATGACTACGTGGTCAGCGAATTGCCGGCCCTGGTAGAGGCCGAGCTGCCGCTCGATCCAAAACGACAGGCGATTTCCGGGCATTCCATGGGGGGGCACGGTGCATTGACGATTGCTTTGAAGAACCCGGGACGTTTCAAGTCTGTATCTGCCTTCTCGCCAATCTGCTCGCCGCTGAAATGCCCCTGGGGTGAAAAAGCACTGGGGGGCTATCTGGGTGACGACAAAGAAGCCTGGCGAGAATACGATGCAACTGAGCTTGTAGCGCGGGCCGAGGAGCGGCTGCCAATGCTGGTGGACCAGGGTGAGGCAGATGACTTTCTCGCTGAACAGCTTAAGCCCGAGCTGCTCGAGAAGGTGGGCGCCGCTGCGGATTATCCAATGGCAATCCGCATGCAGCCTGGCTATGACCACAGCTATTATTTCATCGCCAGTTTTATCGGCGAACATATCGCTTTTCACGCGGCTAACCTGTAGAGGCTTGCCGTGGTATCACGCGGAGGACACAACGTGCCGATCGA includes the following:
- a CDS encoding amidohydrolase family protein, with product MQAIDVWAQQPNSHFLSQPYFESLRRWVGSDLSDIPDDFLLGCMDKANVSQAILSAWYGPQGPLISNEQVLATIEAHPGRFYGLASADLRDPVAAVQTLRKYVNDHGFKGLRIVQWLWELPCSHALYYPLLAACVELNVPICLQVGHTGPLLSSESGRPAHIERIALDFPDLKIVGGHIGYPWHVEMIAVATKFPNVYIDTSAYVPKRYPRELVEYMKGHGRHKVMFGSNFPMITPDVALGQLDLLELDDEVKELFLTGNAKRVFGLT
- a CDS encoding LysR substrate-binding domain-containing protein codes for the protein MSGHRWESIEAFERVVRFNSFSRAAEELGVSRSHISRQVSALENRLGAQLLLRTTRKVSTTDVGQAFYLQCQGILNHLDEAEQAVQDQQAKPRGILRVSVAGAFGEDFIAPAAIRFMAQHPDIAVELDFNNRLIDLISEGYDLAIRAGTLKDSSLIARRISSRKLLTCTAPAYLERNGTPGNIHALTNHNCLLGTLDSWRFRENNRHLDLRVSGSWRSNNGRALRHAAIAGIGLVQLPAFYVEQDIADGKLITVLEEFAPTDTGVWAVYPHNRHLSAKVRLFVNFLADTLS
- a CDS encoding crotonase/enoyl-CoA hydratase family protein: MSDLVTIDIQNHVADVRLNRPEKMNALSWDMFDAITSAAKELASNRDVRAIVLSGEGKGFCAGMDLENFGAGLGQDPFGEGRGGFTPNYYQEPAYLWKAIPAPVICALHGAAYGGGFQIAMGADIRIAHPGTKLSLMEIKWGMIPDMSASQTLRDLVRVDVAKELAFTGRVLQGPEALDLGLVTRLSETPYDDARALAENIASKNPDAVARSKYMFETTWRGDSVDGLAAEERLQGPILGQSNQVESVMAALEGREPTFVDRAFGDFTELDGTA
- a CDS encoding S-(hydroxymethyl)glutathione dehydrogenase/class III alcohol dehydrogenase, whose translation is MKTRAAVAFGAGKPLEICEVDLEGPRAGEVLVEIKATGVCHTDAFTLSGDDPEGAFPAILGHEGAGVVVDVGPGVTSLKPGDHVIPLYTPECRECNFCLNPKTNMCQSIRSTQGQGLMPDGSSRFSLDGEPILHYMGCSTFSNYTVLPEIALAKVREDAPFDKICYIGCGVTTGIGAVAFTMKVEPGSTVAVFGLGGIGLNVIQGAKMVGATRIIGIDLNPGKVELAKKFGMTDFVNPNEVDDVVGHLIEITGGGVDYSFECIGNVNVMRQALECCHKGWGESCIVGVAGAGQEISTRPFQLVTGRSWRGTAFGGARGRTDVPRIVDWYMDGKIQIDDLITHTMPLDDINKAFDLMHAGESIRSVIEY
- a CDS encoding SDR family NAD(P)-dependent oxidoreductase — translated: MKPVCLVIGAGAGIGGNVGKRFAAAGYHVVLCRRSNEQGLQDLVQQIEADGGSASGRLLNAAAEDSIEECVSSVEAEIGPIEVALYNLGAQIGNRSLEETSYKAFELGWRLGTFGLFRLASVLCPLMAERGKGSILVTSATSAMRGNSGQHSHAAAMGGRRMLCQSLNAQYASKGVHVAHILVDGAVDAPDTLGKMLGPEVFAQLREKHGGENDGLMLPAEMAETYFHIAHQHRSAWTHELDLRAFSDVAWWNHE
- a CDS encoding winged helix-turn-helix transcriptional regulator; this encodes MKYKTFDHMNCSLAQTLNIIGERWTLLILRDAFFGARRFNQFERNLGISKNILSARLAMLVDEGILERREPAAGGHTEYALTEQGLDLQPVLLSMTHWGDKYRANPKGERITFVDRDQQRPIQRMSVRSEDGRVLTPKEIKATVGSGLDGPGLDGPGLSKSG
- the fghA gene encoding S-formylglutathione hydrolase, which codes for MELIAENRSFGGRQLRYSHRSEVLACDMIFAVYLPPQAEQGPVPVLYWLSGLTCTDENFVTKAGAQRYAAEHGIAIVAPDTSPRGEGVADDPDGAYDFGLGAGFYVNATEAPFAANYQMYDYVVSELPALVEAELPLDPKRQAISGHSMGGHGALTIALKNPGRFKSVSAFSPICSPLKCPWGEKALGGYLGDDKEAWREYDATELVARAEERLPMLVDQGEADDFLAEQLKPELLEKVGAAADYPMAIRMQPGYDHSYYFIASFIGEHIAFHAANL
- a CDS encoding 2-hydroxychromene-2-carboxylate isomerase, which translates into the protein MAKLEFMLDFASPNAYYCHKVLPEILQRTGAELEVVPVLLGGLFKLTDNQAPFVAFGGVKGKMDYELLESKRFQEKHQLNEFVFNSHFPMNTITVMRGLVAAQDLGVAAAYIEAVMLAMWEQGQKMDDLEVVAQVWRDAGLDADALLTMIQTDAVKESLKQSTQAAADRGAFGVPTFFVGDEIFFGKERLGQVEEELLK
- a CDS encoding DMT family transporter, with the protein product MSRPILHPGIPFAAACLGMATFAGMDALMKGLSIEMGVYNALLWRTGIAAGLALLLFLIRRSALPGSKALRIHVWRGIITSVMAYLFFWGLVYVPLAEAIALSFIAPLIALYLAAILLGEKINRNTIMASVLGLAGAGIIIQGKLSGEYSSEVGKGVAAILISAALYAYNLILQRQQALIANPVEISLFQNATVVGIYLLFAPFLAVVPALEQWPTLTLTAALGVLSLLCLSWAYGKAEAKTLIPVEYTAFIWASLFGWLMYGEKLTLITLAGTALIVIGCLLAARQHPDDVEHVESTAV